TGGTCTTTGGCTGTACTGGCCATCTGATCTTCCATCTTAGTGGGTAATATTTTTAATACTTCTTTGCCAATGACCATGTCAATCTCTTGTAGCATTTGCTGCATAGCAAAACGGGAGTCATCCAGTTTGCCGGCTGCATAGGCGCTTCGGGCTGTAGTAACCTGCTTGGCAAATTCCTGAGAAAAAACAGCGGATGTTAATAGGGATATTATAGAGAGAAGGAATAACTTTTTCATGCTTAGTCGTTTTGGAGGTTTAGATTATTTTTCGCCTAACAGCTTTTTAATTTGATCAATGTCCAACTGGTTGGCTGCGGTCATCATTTCCTGCTCAGTGGCAAAGTTGATGCCTTCATATACTAACAGGGATGTTTGACCTAAAGGCACACTGAGTTTATACCCCGTGCTTTTGTCAAATTCAATAACCGCCCGGTTGCCTTTTACCTTGGTCTGCTTCCAGTTTTGCTGTTGGTTACTGCTCTCTGCATAACCACCATTGGTGAAGTATAAGTTGACAGCCTGTAGTAATACAGCGTTATTGGCAATACCTATATTTAATCGCTTGGCATCTGTGCCATACGTACGTTGTATGGTAAGTCCTTGCCAGCCCCAGCTTACACTGGCCACTTTGTCTTGTGTGGTGTCTGCCTTCAGGCCGGAAATAGAAGCAGGCATTGATTTCAATACCTGGTGGCCAATCTGTAGTTCTACGCCTAGCATAGCTTGCTGTACAGAATACCGGGCTTCACTGTAATTGCCACTCTTGAAGGCTGTTTCTGCCGATGTCAGGTTTTCATTTACGTCGGGCGGCGTAATCACAAGACCTTCGCCGGTTGTATTGCCTGTATTTCGGTTGCTATTTCCGCTATTGGTAGAAGATGGGGTGCTGGCAGGAGTGGCTCCGGCAGCATTAACTGCTTGGTTTACCTTGTCTTTGACCTTTTTAAGAAGACCTTGTGCATTTGCTGGTGTTTGTAGGAATGCAGCAGATAGCCAAAACAGGAGGATAGTTTTGATTCTCATGGTGATGAAATTTGGTTAAGGATTGCAGAATTGCGGGGTGCGGGAAATAACAAAGCTACTATCTAAATGGAGAATTCAAAGCCAGGTTCCATTTATTTTGAATGTGTAAAAGCCTTGCTACTGCTGAGTTTGAGAGCGGCGGGAATAAAAAAAGCGGTGAAGATCTTCACCGCTTTTTTACTAATAAAGTAGGTGGTTATTTCAATGCCGTTAATAACTTCTCATTCAGCTTTACATAATCCTCGTTCTTGGCTTGTTTTGCCAGTTCCATAGACTTGTTAGCTGCTACGCGCGCATCTTCTTTTTTACCCAGCTTAGCTAAAGCATTGGCACGCTGATGATGAATCCAATAAGCTGTAGGATTTTGTTCTACTGCCTTATCAAACCACGCCAGTGCCTGGTTCAAATCCCTGCCACTCTCCATGTAGTACATAGCGGACTGGTAGTATGGACGGTTGTCTTTATTCATGACATTATCAATCTGTGCCATGATCTTTTTGTCAATATCAGAAGTAATAGGAACGTTTACAGCTGTTTTGTCCCACACGATCTGCAGGTCAGTGCTGCTAGGCTTTACATTTACAAACTGCATGGTAAATGTTTCCTGGCTGTCATTCAGTTTTGAGGACTTCACTTTTACACGGGCCACATCGTCTTCCTGCTTATAGCCGTCAATACCCCAATTGGTAAGACCCTTATTGATCACAATTTCCCACTCATTTTCTGTAGGGATTGTATACAGTACGTATTCGCCGGCTTTTACATCAGTGCCACCCACTTTTACATCGTCTGCAAACTTGATACGGGTAGCTGCATTAGCGCCAGTACGCCATAATTTACCGTAAGGTACCAGGTCGCCAAATACTTTACGTCCTTTAATATTGGGGCGGGAATAAGTGAGTTCTACCGAGCTAATGCCAAATTCTTGTTTAATAGTTTGGGTAGGGCTTGGTGCAGGTGTTTTAATGGGTTGCGCATCTGCCACCATAAGCGTTAGAAGGGTAGCGCTACAAAAGAAAAATTTCTTGAACATAGCTGTTGATTTGCAGCAAATGTAACTGAAGAAAGCTCAATACCCTAAACGTTAAGCAAATTCCAACTATCAAATTCCAAACTCAAAATTCGAAATCCACTTAATCCGTGTACTTAGAAAGAGATCTTCACCTTCCCATTCTTACGCTTTTTCTTTTTCCATCCAGGACCTTCCTGTAGTAAGCGGATGGCTTCTTTATCGCAAGAAGTACAAAGCGATTTTTCTACCTTAATGTTTACCGGCTCGCCATTTTTATTTACATCAAAAGATAGTTCTACTTCGCCCTTTATTTGCTTGCTGGTTACTTCCTCTGGTATTTGAATATTGTCTGCTATATAGTTGTTGAAAGACGACCATCCATTTTCCGGTTCTAAATCTTCCACTTCTTTTTTGGTTTGCGCATCAGAAGGGCGGCCCGTTCTAGCCCTTTTAACGCCATAGCCAGTTACA
This genomic interval from Flavisolibacter tropicus contains the following:
- a CDS encoding DUF2911 domain-containing protein encodes the protein MFKKFFFCSATLLTLMVADAQPIKTPAPSPTQTIKQEFGISSVELTYSRPNIKGRKVFGDLVPYGKLWRTGANAATRIKFADDVKVGGTDVKAGEYVLYTIPTENEWEIVINKGLTNWGIDGYKQEDDVARVKVKSSKLNDSQETFTMQFVNVKPSSTDLQIVWDKTAVNVPITSDIDKKIMAQIDNVMNKDNRPYYQSAMYYMESGRDLNQALAWFDKAVEQNPTAYWIHHQRANALAKLGKKEDARVAANKSMELAKQAKNEDYVKLNEKLLTALK